One Candidatus Blochmannia vicinus DNA window includes the following coding sequences:
- the accA gene encoding acetyl-CoA carboxylase carboxyl transferase subunit alpha, producing the protein MGLNFIDFEKPLLDLEEKINSLESIAHPNKKLEININEEINRLRSKKIDLTQKIFSNLNSWQIAQLARHPNRPYSLDYIEHIFNDFDELSGDRVYADDKAIIGGIARLDSRPVMIIGHQKGRDTKEKIKRNFGMPAPEGYRKALRIMKMAERFKIPLITFIDTPGAYPGIGAEKRGQSAAIAKNLRTMSILKIPIICTVIGEGGSGGALAISIGDKVNMLQYSTYSVISPEGCASILWKNVKKAPIAAEAMGITAFRLKELKLIDSVIPEPLGGAHRDILATSISLKTQLLLDLTELDSFKEKDLLNRRYDRLMHYGYC; encoded by the coding sequence ATGGGTTTAAATTTCATTGATTTTGAAAAACCTCTTCTAGATTTAGAAGAAAAAATTAATTCTTTAGAATCTATAGCACATCCAAATAAAAAATTAGAAATAAATATTAATGAAGAGATTAACCGTCTTCGTTCAAAAAAAATTGATCTTACTCAAAAAATTTTTTCTAACTTAAATTCTTGGCAAATTGCCCAGCTAGCACGACATCCCAACCGTCCATATAGCTTAGATTACATAGAACATATATTTAATGATTTTGATGAATTATCTGGTGATAGAGTGTATGCAGATGATAAAGCTATTATAGGAGGAATAGCAAGGCTCGATTCTCGTCCCGTCATGATTATTGGACATCAAAAAGGTCGCGATACTAAAGAAAAAATTAAACGAAACTTTGGTATGCCTGCCCCAGAAGGGTATCGAAAAGCGCTACGTATTATGAAAATGGCAGAACGATTTAAAATCCCCCTCATTACTTTTATAGACACCCCAGGCGCCTATCCTGGAATAGGAGCAGAAAAACGCGGCCAGTCTGCAGCAATAGCTAAAAATTTACGTACAATGTCAATATTAAAAATACCAATTATTTGTACTGTAATCGGAGAAGGCGGGTCTGGAGGAGCTCTAGCCATCAGTATTGGAGATAAAGTAAATATGTTGCAATACAGTACATATTCTGTAATTTCCCCAGAAGGATGCGCATCGATCTTATGGAAAAATGTTAAAAAAGCCCCTATTGCTGCCGAAGCAATGGGTATTACTGCTTTCCGACTAAAAGAACTTAAACTAATCGACAGTGTGATCCCTGAACCATTAGGAGGGGCGCATAGAGATATACTAGCTACATCTATTTCATTAAAAACACAATTATTATTAGATTTAACCGAATTAGATTCTTTTAAAGAAAAAGACTTATTAAATCGACGATATGATAGATTAATGCATTACGGATATTGCTAA